In Aphelocoma coerulescens isolate FSJ_1873_10779 chromosome 3, UR_Acoe_1.0, whole genome shotgun sequence, a single window of DNA contains:
- the PDCD2 gene encoding programmed cell death protein 2, translated as MAPGVELGFAAAAAEPGGAWRLRSAYFPSKVGGRPAWLGEAGLPGPAALRCGRCQQPCAFLLQLYAPLPGRPDAFHRTLFVFACRSPACYRLAGPCGPFRVFRNQLPRRNDTYPEEPPPEEPPPGPAPAPPRQLGSGAALCRVCGCLGPRCCGRCRRAAYCGPEHQALDWRRGHRRSCGQRAAGDDSPDAIPEHNEFLFPEYEILIEPEEPEFPADSTDDEQGAVDTSKDVKEQEKLGAAGIADDALQSLDEETLEAMAKHETEEEKIFQMFKKQVATEPEQIIRYCRGGEGPLWVSGENQPEEKDIPNCVCGAKRIFEFQIMPQLLNHLHVDSLGESIDWGTLVVYTCADNCGGGNEYLEEFIWKQDYSMGCTL; from the exons ATGGCTCCCGGCGTGGAGCTGGGCttcgcggcggcggcggcggagccgggcggTGCTTGGCGGCTGCGCAGCGCCTACTTCCCCAGCAAGGTCGGGGGGCGGCCGGCGTGGCTGGGTGAGGCCGGGCTGCCGGGCCCCGCTGCGCTGCGCTGCGGCCGCTGCCAGCAGCCCTGCGCCTTTCTGCTCCAGCTGTACGCGCCGCTGCCCGGCCGCCCCGACGCCTTCCACCGCACCCTCTTCGTGTTCGCCTGCCGCAGCCCCGCCTGCTATCGCCTGGCGGGCCCGTGCGGGCCCTTCCGCG TGTTCCGCAACCAGCTGCCGCGGCGGAACGACACGTACCCCGAGGAGCCGCCCCCCGAGGAGCCgcccccgggcccggcccccgcgcccccgcggcagctgggcagcggcgCCGCGCTGTGCCGCGTCTGCGGCTGCCTGGGGCCGCGCTGCTGCGGGCGCTGCCGCCGCGCCGCCTACTGCGGGCCCGAGCACCAGGCGCTGGACTGGCGGCGCGGGCACCGCCGCTCCTGCGGGCAGCGCGCTGCCGGAG atGACTCGCCAGATGCCATTCCAGAGCATAACGAATTCCTTTTTCCAGAATATGAAATTTTGATAGAACCTGAGGAACCAGAATTTCCTGCTGACAGCACTGATGATGAACAAGGAGCTGTAGATACATCAAAGGATGTGAAAGAACAAGAGAAACTTGGAGCTGCAGGCATTGCAG ATGATGCACTTCAGTCCTTAGATGAAGAGACATTGGAAGCAATGGCAAAACATGAGactgaagaagaaaagatcttccaaatgtttaaaaaacaagTAGCTACTGAACCAGAGCAG ATAATTAGATActgcagaggaggagaaggtcCACTCTGGGTATCAGGTGAAAATCAGCCTGAAGAGAAAGATATCCCAAATTGTGTATGTGGCGCCAAAAGGATATTTGAATTCCAG ATTATGCCACAGCTCCTGAATCACCTTCACGTTGACAGCCTTGGAGAGAGCATTGACTGGGGAACGCTGGTGGTGTACACTTGTGCTGACAACTGCGGTGGGGGAAACGAATACCTGGAAGAATTCATATGGAAACAAGACTATTCCATGGGCTGTACTTTATGA
- the GNPAT gene encoding dihydroxyacetone phosphate acyltransferase isoform X1, whose translation MAPPMARCPRLPPPPHRTRQPGRGGTGLWAPREAAAGGRAPRRGRTGERGAGRRGGARRTMATAAAAPGRARRGAPMYSQKELTSKKRDEFEDILEERRLSSDLRYAMKCYTPVIYKGLSPCKPNAIKNAVLQSEQVQYVIKQLAKEMGESPDIIQEEAMEILDEMGHRMQLGAVRFFAFTLSKIFKQLFQRVCVNEEGMQRLQHAIQEHPVVLLPSHRSYVDFLMLSYLLYTYDLALPVIAAGIDFLGMKIVGELLRRAGAFFMRRSFGGNRLYWAVFAEYVKTMLRSGYAPIEFFLEGTRSRTAKTLTPKFGLLSIVMEPFFKREVFDTYLVPISISYERILEESLYAYELLGVPKPKESTSGLLKARRILSDNFGTIHIYVGQPISLRTLASGRINRCPYNLVPRHLPQKPSEDIQEFVSDVAYKMELLQIENMVLSPWVLVAAILLQNLPAMEFELLIEKTLWLKGLTQTFGGFVEWPDNLCAKKAVLSGLSLHSNIACLVDGHVVLNDKGVEDGAVGEIVFRRALAMLMCATYRNQLLNVFVRPALVALALQMTPSFRKEEVYSCFSFLRDVFSDEFIFFPGISLKDFEEGCFLLTKCDAIQTSQQEIYPTDKGSGTVSFLSAMFRPFVEGYQLIFRYLSKEMKEAFTEKQFIPGVRNFVFQLLEKGSTQCYEALSSDMQKNALSALVQLGAVKKKKMPSGFTYNVNQEAVSKILDMFDARIPVQKPVAARL comes from the exons ATGGCGCCGCCCATGGCGCGGTGCCCCCGCCTTCCTCCGCCGCCGCACCGCACCAGgcagccgggccggggcggcaCGGGGCTATGGGCGccgcgggaggcggcggcgggcggcaggGCACCGCGGCGGGGTAGGACGGGCgagcggggcgcggggcggcgtGGCGGAGCTCGCAGGACCATggcgacggcggcggcggcgcccggTCGGGCGCGGCGAGGGGCGCCCATGTACTCG CAGAAAGAGCTCACATCAAAGAAAAGAGATGAGTTTGAGGATATCTTGGAGGAAAGACGATTGTCCAGTGATTTGAGATACGCGATGAAATGTTACACCCCAGTGATCTACAAGGGACTTTCACCTTGCAAGCCAAATGCTATCAAAAATGCTGTTCTCCAGTCAGAGCAAGTTCAATATGTTATCAAGCAG tTAGCAAAAGAGATGGGAGAATCACCTGATATTATTCAAGAAGAAGCCATGGAAATCCTGGATGAGATGGGCCACCGTATGCAGCTAGGAGCTGTCAGATTTTTTGCCTTCACTCTgagcaaaatatttaaacagCTTTTCCAGAGAGTTTGTGTGAATGAAGAAGGAATGCAGAGA TTGCAACACGCCATTCAGGAGCATCCCGttgtgctgctgcccagccacCGAAGCTACGTAGACTTTTTGATGCTGTCTTATTTGCTATACACATATGACTTGGCCTTGCCTGTCATTGCTGCAGGAATAG ATTTCCTAGGAATGAAAATAGTTGGTGAGCTGCTACGAAGGGCAGGTGCCTTTTTTATGCGACGTTCCTTTGGTGGGAACAGACTCTACTGGGCAGTGTTTGCTGAATATGTAAAAACAATGTTAAGG AGTGGCTATGCCCCCATTGAATTTTTCCTTGAGGGGACTAGAAGCCGCACTGCCAAGACTCTGACTCCAAAATTTG GTCTTCTCAGCATTGTGATGGAACCCTTTTTCAAACGTGAAGTCTTTGACACATACCTTGTTCCCATCAGCATCAGCTATGAGAGGATATTAGAAGAATCTCTCTATGCGTATGAACTCCTAGGAGTCCCAAAGCCCAAAGAATCTACATCT GGGTTGTTAAAAGCCAGGAGAATCCTCAGTGACAATTTTGGTACCATACATATCTACGTTGGCCAGCCAATATCCCTTAGAACCTTGGCCTCTGGGAGGATCAATCGGTGCCCATACAATTTGGTTCCCAG GCATCTTCCCCAAAAGCCATCTGAGGATATCCAAGAATTTGTCAGTGATGTAGCTTATAAAATGGAGCTCCTGCAAATAGAAAACATGGTTTTGAGCCCATGGGTGCTAGTTGCTGCTATCCTGCTCCAGAATTTGCCAGCCATGGAATTTGAACTTCTAATAGAAAAGACTCTGTGGCTTAAAGGCTTAACACAGACTTTTGGAGGATTCGTTGAATGGCCTG ATAACCTGTGTGCCAAAAAAGCAGTCCTGTCTGGCCTCAGCCTGCATTCCAACATTGCTTGCCTTGTCGATGGCCACGTGGTCCTAAATGACAAGGGGGTGGAAGATGGAGCCGTAGGGGAAATTGTCTTCAGGCGCGCGCTGGCCATGCTCATGTGTGCCACGTACAGGAACCAGCTGCTGAACGTCTTCGTGCGCCCGGCCCTGGTGGCACTCGCCTTGCAGATGACACCCAGCTTCAGAAAAG aggaagtCTATAGCTGCTTCAGCTTCTTGAGAGATGTTTTTTCTGACGAGTTCATCTTTTTTCCTGGCATTTCATTGAAG GATTTTGAGGAAGGATGTTTTCTACTCACAAAATGTGATGCCATTCAAACGAGTCAACAGGAGATTTACCCTACTGACAAAGGAAGTGGTACAGTGTCTTTCTTGTCAGCTATGTTCAGACCTTTTGTGGAAGGTTATCAG TTAATTTTCAGATACCTCtcaaaggaaatgaaagaagCATTTACAGAGAAGCAGTTTATACCCGGAGTCCGCAACtttgtttttcagcttctcGAGAAGG GGAGTACACAATGTTATGAAGCGCTGTCTTCTGACATGCAGAAAAATGCCTTATCAGCTCTTGTGCAACTGGGTGcagtgaagaagaagaaaat gccCAGTGGATTCACTTATAATGTAAATCAAGAGGCTGTTAGTAAAATCCTGGACATGTTTG atGCTCGGATACCTGTACAGAAACCTGTGGCTGCACGACTCTAA
- the GNPAT gene encoding dihydroxyacetone phosphate acyltransferase isoform X2: MAPPMARCPRLPPPPHRTRQPGRGGTGLWAPREAAAGGRAPRRGRTGERGAGRRGGARRTMATAAAAPGRARRGAPMYSKELTSKKRDEFEDILEERRLSSDLRYAMKCYTPVIYKGLSPCKPNAIKNAVLQSEQVQYVIKQLAKEMGESPDIIQEEAMEILDEMGHRMQLGAVRFFAFTLSKIFKQLFQRVCVNEEGMQRLQHAIQEHPVVLLPSHRSYVDFLMLSYLLYTYDLALPVIAAGIDFLGMKIVGELLRRAGAFFMRRSFGGNRLYWAVFAEYVKTMLRSGYAPIEFFLEGTRSRTAKTLTPKFGLLSIVMEPFFKREVFDTYLVPISISYERILEESLYAYELLGVPKPKESTSGLLKARRILSDNFGTIHIYVGQPISLRTLASGRINRCPYNLVPRHLPQKPSEDIQEFVSDVAYKMELLQIENMVLSPWVLVAAILLQNLPAMEFELLIEKTLWLKGLTQTFGGFVEWPDNLCAKKAVLSGLSLHSNIACLVDGHVVLNDKGVEDGAVGEIVFRRALAMLMCATYRNQLLNVFVRPALVALALQMTPSFRKEEVYSCFSFLRDVFSDEFIFFPGISLKDFEEGCFLLTKCDAIQTSQQEIYPTDKGSGTVSFLSAMFRPFVEGYQLIFRYLSKEMKEAFTEKQFIPGVRNFVFQLLEKGSTQCYEALSSDMQKNALSALVQLGAVKKKKMPSGFTYNVNQEAVSKILDMFDARIPVQKPVAARL; encoded by the exons ATGGCGCCGCCCATGGCGCGGTGCCCCCGCCTTCCTCCGCCGCCGCACCGCACCAGgcagccgggccggggcggcaCGGGGCTATGGGCGccgcgggaggcggcggcgggcggcaggGCACCGCGGCGGGGTAGGACGGGCgagcggggcgcggggcggcgtGGCGGAGCTCGCAGGACCATggcgacggcggcggcggcgcccggTCGGGCGCGGCGAGGGGCGCCCATGTACTCG AAAGAGCTCACATCAAAGAAAAGAGATGAGTTTGAGGATATCTTGGAGGAAAGACGATTGTCCAGTGATTTGAGATACGCGATGAAATGTTACACCCCAGTGATCTACAAGGGACTTTCACCTTGCAAGCCAAATGCTATCAAAAATGCTGTTCTCCAGTCAGAGCAAGTTCAATATGTTATCAAGCAG tTAGCAAAAGAGATGGGAGAATCACCTGATATTATTCAAGAAGAAGCCATGGAAATCCTGGATGAGATGGGCCACCGTATGCAGCTAGGAGCTGTCAGATTTTTTGCCTTCACTCTgagcaaaatatttaaacagCTTTTCCAGAGAGTTTGTGTGAATGAAGAAGGAATGCAGAGA TTGCAACACGCCATTCAGGAGCATCCCGttgtgctgctgcccagccacCGAAGCTACGTAGACTTTTTGATGCTGTCTTATTTGCTATACACATATGACTTGGCCTTGCCTGTCATTGCTGCAGGAATAG ATTTCCTAGGAATGAAAATAGTTGGTGAGCTGCTACGAAGGGCAGGTGCCTTTTTTATGCGACGTTCCTTTGGTGGGAACAGACTCTACTGGGCAGTGTTTGCTGAATATGTAAAAACAATGTTAAGG AGTGGCTATGCCCCCATTGAATTTTTCCTTGAGGGGACTAGAAGCCGCACTGCCAAGACTCTGACTCCAAAATTTG GTCTTCTCAGCATTGTGATGGAACCCTTTTTCAAACGTGAAGTCTTTGACACATACCTTGTTCCCATCAGCATCAGCTATGAGAGGATATTAGAAGAATCTCTCTATGCGTATGAACTCCTAGGAGTCCCAAAGCCCAAAGAATCTACATCT GGGTTGTTAAAAGCCAGGAGAATCCTCAGTGACAATTTTGGTACCATACATATCTACGTTGGCCAGCCAATATCCCTTAGAACCTTGGCCTCTGGGAGGATCAATCGGTGCCCATACAATTTGGTTCCCAG GCATCTTCCCCAAAAGCCATCTGAGGATATCCAAGAATTTGTCAGTGATGTAGCTTATAAAATGGAGCTCCTGCAAATAGAAAACATGGTTTTGAGCCCATGGGTGCTAGTTGCTGCTATCCTGCTCCAGAATTTGCCAGCCATGGAATTTGAACTTCTAATAGAAAAGACTCTGTGGCTTAAAGGCTTAACACAGACTTTTGGAGGATTCGTTGAATGGCCTG ATAACCTGTGTGCCAAAAAAGCAGTCCTGTCTGGCCTCAGCCTGCATTCCAACATTGCTTGCCTTGTCGATGGCCACGTGGTCCTAAATGACAAGGGGGTGGAAGATGGAGCCGTAGGGGAAATTGTCTTCAGGCGCGCGCTGGCCATGCTCATGTGTGCCACGTACAGGAACCAGCTGCTGAACGTCTTCGTGCGCCCGGCCCTGGTGGCACTCGCCTTGCAGATGACACCCAGCTTCAGAAAAG aggaagtCTATAGCTGCTTCAGCTTCTTGAGAGATGTTTTTTCTGACGAGTTCATCTTTTTTCCTGGCATTTCATTGAAG GATTTTGAGGAAGGATGTTTTCTACTCACAAAATGTGATGCCATTCAAACGAGTCAACAGGAGATTTACCCTACTGACAAAGGAAGTGGTACAGTGTCTTTCTTGTCAGCTATGTTCAGACCTTTTGTGGAAGGTTATCAG TTAATTTTCAGATACCTCtcaaaggaaatgaaagaagCATTTACAGAGAAGCAGTTTATACCCGGAGTCCGCAACtttgtttttcagcttctcGAGAAGG GGAGTACACAATGTTATGAAGCGCTGTCTTCTGACATGCAGAAAAATGCCTTATCAGCTCTTGTGCAACTGGGTGcagtgaagaagaagaaaat gccCAGTGGATTCACTTATAATGTAAATCAAGAGGCTGTTAGTAAAATCCTGGACATGTTTG atGCTCGGATACCTGTACAGAAACCTGTGGCTGCACGACTCTAA
- the FSAF1 gene encoding uncharacterized protein C1orf131 homolog yields MSGATGAAGGHTPVRPPAAATMGPREPRHRLEAVLGALYDLGGCAGPGWRWRRGADPRHVLGTGEEPGGARRAAEDGEARAVPPAAQKEEQEEQERRGPQPAAGGRRGARGFFGELRAELSAAAAAPPTPGAPPAVEIVVFRGRRRKERHGPPAAPAGGAQTQTVNEEKDAVRQEFNFEKARLEVHKFGITGYKKQDQRVWEQERAIMLGAKPPKKEHVNYRTYQEKMKEKKAAKDADKEKEHKGDSLKKKKQKEQKERKVKRKKSVPSIWPAGQVGKFRNGTLILQSRDIKKIKSSKVSK; encoded by the exons ATGTCGGGTGCGACGGGAGCCGCCGGGGGTCACACGCCGgtccgcccgcccgccgcggcAACCATGGGGCCGCGGGAGCCGCGCCACCGGCTGGAGGCGGTGCTCGGTGCCCTCTACGACCTGGGTGggtgcgcggggccgggctgg CGGTGGCGGCGCGGAGCTGACCCGCGGCATGTGCTCGGCACAGGTGAGGAGCCTGGCGGTGCTCGGCGCGCTGCGGAGGACGGCGAAGCGAGAGCAGTGCCGCCGGCGGCGCAGAAagaagagcaggaggagcaggagagacGGGGGCCGcagccggcggcgggcgggcggcgcggggcccgCGGCTTCTTCGGGGAGTTGCGGGCCGAGCtgagcgccgccgccgccgccccgccgacCCCCGGCGCCCCGCCCGCCGTGGAGATCGTGGTGTTccgcgggaggaggaggaaggagcggcACGGCCCCCCGGCAGCGCCCGCCGGCGGAGCACAG ACCCAAACAGTGAATGAAGAGAAAGATGCAGTCAGACAAGAATTTAACTTTGAAAAG GCTCGTCTGGAAGTGCACAAGTTTGGAATCACTGGCTACAAGAAGCAGGACCAACGCGTTTGGGAACAGGAGCGTGCTATCATGCTGGGAGCCAAG CCCCCCAAAAAGGAACATGTGAACTACAGGACTTaccaagagaaaatgaaagagaaaaaagcagcaaaggatGCTGATAAGGAAAAG GAACATAAGGGTGATTCTCTTaagaagaagaagcagaaggAACAGAAGGAGAG GAAGGTCAAAAGGAAGAAATCTGTGCCTAGCATTTGGCCTGCAGGACAAGTTGGAAAATTCAGAAATGGGACCTTGATTCTGCAAAGCCGTgacataaagaaaattaaatcatcTAAAGTTAGCAAATGA